The following are encoded together in the uncultured Sphaerochaeta sp. genome:
- the hydA gene encoding dihydropyrimidinase, which produces MNRILIQDGLLVDTEWTRHADILIEDSKIVHIAAKIDPDTLPEGTEIVQAEDMCILPGIIDAHTHYHLVSRGTVTADSFEEGSRCAAFGGVTTVIDFADDDKKGNLAACTKARSTAMGKAMAVDFSLHQGLYAYREGLEEELVDLKKAGVKVIKMFTTYKDVGYLVDNQEELRKIFALCKKHDLLVSVHCEDDATIQKVNSSYTGPYTPPSHAVLRPSEAEARGIETVGKIALELDMPLYVVHLSSKAGLQKVRELRAKGLRVILETTPHYLFLDKKKLEGEDGSLYVMTPPLRSKEDNEALQEAVLNGEVQIIATDHCSFTREQKLSSDDVRTILPGIPGTEELLSLVYSFAANSGRIGLQQVVNLLSTAPAKAFGIYPQKGSIRVGSDADLVIFDPDMAWTISKENTHSASGYTPYEGVQVIGKPIMTYLRGRLIMGDNIYLGRAGHGEFVLQDDVGRGKTIMH; this is translated from the coding sequence ATGAATAGAATATTAATACAAGACGGATTGCTCGTTGATACGGAATGGACCAGGCATGCTGACATCTTGATCGAGGATTCGAAGATTGTGCATATCGCAGCAAAAATCGATCCAGATACCTTGCCTGAGGGAACAGAGATTGTGCAGGCTGAGGATATGTGTATATTGCCGGGTATCATTGATGCCCATACACACTATCACCTGGTAAGCAGAGGAACGGTTACCGCTGACTCCTTTGAGGAAGGCAGCCGTTGTGCAGCCTTTGGCGGAGTCACCACGGTGATTGATTTTGCCGATGATGATAAGAAGGGAAATCTTGCTGCCTGTACCAAAGCGAGAAGTACAGCCATGGGTAAGGCGATGGCAGTCGATTTCTCTTTGCATCAAGGCTTGTACGCGTACCGAGAGGGTCTGGAAGAGGAGCTGGTGGATCTCAAGAAGGCCGGGGTGAAGGTTATAAAGATGTTCACAACCTATAAGGACGTAGGATATCTGGTCGACAATCAGGAAGAGTTGCGCAAGATTTTTGCATTATGCAAGAAACACGATCTCCTGGTCAGTGTCCATTGTGAGGATGATGCAACCATCCAGAAGGTGAATAGTAGCTATACCGGTCCTTATACACCTCCTTCGCACGCAGTGCTCCGCCCAAGTGAAGCTGAGGCGAGAGGTATTGAGACTGTAGGAAAGATAGCCTTGGAGCTTGATATGCCACTGTACGTAGTCCATCTTTCGAGCAAGGCTGGACTGCAGAAGGTGAGGGAGCTAAGGGCAAAGGGCCTCAGGGTAATTCTTGAGACAACACCCCACTACCTGTTCCTGGATAAGAAAAAGCTTGAAGGGGAGGATGGCTCACTGTATGTAATGACACCCCCGCTGAGGAGCAAGGAAGATAACGAGGCGTTGCAGGAAGCAGTGCTTAATGGGGAAGTGCAAATCATCGCAACTGATCACTGTTCCTTTACCCGGGAACAGAAACTCTCCAGTGATGATGTAAGAACTATTCTTCCTGGTATTCCTGGAACTGAGGAACTCCTGAGCCTTGTGTACTCCTTTGCGGCAAACAGTGGGAGGATTGGCCTTCAACAGGTGGTGAACCTACTCAGTACTGCCCCTGCGAAGGCGTTTGGAATTTATCCACAGAAAGGTTCCATCCGCGTAGGAAGTGATGCAGATCTTGTTATCTTCGACCCTGATATGGCGTGGACGATTAGCAAGGAGAATACCCATTCTGCCAGTGGCTATACCCCATATGAGGGCGTGCAAGTAATAGGGAAGCCAATCATGACGTATCTTCGTGGGCGTCTGATCATGGGAGACAATATCTATCTTGGACGTGCAGGTCATGGTGAGTTTGTGCTCCAGGATGATGTTGGTCGAGGAAAGACGATTATGCACTAA
- the cdd gene encoding cytidine deaminase: MIEGILFDMDGVLIDSEPVILHAAMTYFERIGVTVQPEDFTPFIGAGDKRFLCGVAEKYGVSIDFEEARETLFSLYATYAMDRGPLEGVHRFISNARKAGLKLALATSAARTKAEINLRAIGLAESDFDCMVTGESIKRNKPNPDIYQLASLSMGLPPQECLVIEDALNGVIAGKQAGCSVCAVATTFSVSELVEAGADYVLSSLDAFEDFNSSEELEMILSASKGTDDRVVYGANKILEGPSPLRGEQALLDLAIEQAYEARKNAYTPYSKYKVGAAVVSSATGRVYSGCNVENSSYGATICAERNAILNAITNEGIIGISLLVVVSEDAPPAPPCAQCLQVLAEFSRKDTVAHLVDVAYAEGRDGSHVAYRFEDLLPHPFIFPTMRS; encoded by the coding sequence ATGATTGAAGGAATACTGTTTGACATGGATGGGGTTCTCATCGATTCCGAACCTGTCATCCTCCACGCTGCAATGACCTATTTTGAACGCATAGGAGTAACAGTCCAACCTGAGGATTTTACTCCATTCATTGGCGCAGGAGATAAGCGTTTTCTCTGTGGTGTAGCTGAGAAATATGGTGTTTCGATAGACTTTGAGGAAGCTAGAGAGACCTTGTTTTCTCTCTATGCAACATACGCCATGGATCGTGGACCGCTGGAAGGAGTTCATCGGTTTATTTCCAATGCCCGTAAGGCAGGGCTGAAGCTAGCCCTAGCTACAAGCGCTGCACGTACAAAGGCAGAGATCAATCTTCGTGCAATAGGGCTTGCAGAATCCGATTTTGATTGCATGGTAACCGGGGAAAGCATTAAGCGAAACAAACCGAATCCAGATATCTATCAGTTGGCGTCTCTTTCCATGGGGCTTCCCCCACAGGAATGCTTGGTGATTGAGGATGCCTTGAATGGCGTTATTGCGGGTAAGCAAGCCGGGTGTTCTGTCTGTGCAGTAGCTACCACGTTCTCAGTATCTGAACTTGTTGAGGCAGGAGCAGATTATGTGCTTTCAAGCCTGGATGCATTTGAGGATTTCAACAGTAGTGAAGAACTGGAGATGATTCTCTCTGCAAGTAAGGGAACTGACGACCGTGTGGTGTATGGGGCAAACAAGATTTTGGAGGGACCTTCTCCCTTGAGGGGAGAGCAAGCTCTTTTGGATTTGGCAATCGAACAAGCATATGAGGCCAGGAAAAACGCATACACCCCCTATTCAAAGTACAAGGTTGGAGCGGCAGTGGTCAGTAGTGCCACTGGTCGGGTATATAGTGGTTGCAACGTGGAAAATTCCAGTTATGGTGCTACCATCTGTGCAGAACGTAATGCGATTCTCAATGCCATAACAAATGAAGGAATTATCGGAATCTCTCTTCTGGTGGTAGTAAGTGAGGATGCTCCTCCTGCTCCCCCATGTGCCCAATGCCTTCAAGTGCTTGCAGAGTTCAGCCGAAAGGATACCGTTGCTCACCTGGTGGATGTAGCCTACGCTGAAGGAAGAGATGGTAGTCATGTAGCATACCGATTCGAGGATTTGTTGCCACATCCCTTTATATTTCCCACAATGAGGTCATGA
- a CDS encoding phosphatidylserine/phosphatidylglycerophosphate/cardiolipin synthase family protein, with translation MMRQVRLVCIIFSLILLGTSCSSTQHMISPEVLSDSVPFEEKLSSFQIPTVQVSYPDVYYDGRAWRDRLIELIEGAEDYLITSAFLASSSEELEGMYSALARKAESGVRVFFVVDGTGPFDMTETRFHLIPLKFLRESGVHLLEFNSISGARLVSGLNLLYRDHRKFLIVDGKHIALGGMNLNYISIGAEDEQLQRDSMYELASPELSSLILDYFVPWWNEQTWDEIDREDFSVDMTTLEGEETYQGWYVNQEPGSAQISKLIGSLLSEADHSVQVLPFLPFMDEEMITAFRMAQERGVEIQMIIPFDRRVTNRKGIEYMTMDLLDMGIDLRIEEESAETQRLLHEKLLIVDERYVLIGSTNINYRSMNLAYENSLLIDSPELAQQLKLHFEALYEGTVPITEEMAEGWHTLRNWPRFITAFFGG, from the coding sequence ATGATGCGTCAGGTTCGTTTGGTATGCATAATCTTCAGTCTGATACTTCTCGGAACAAGTTGCTCAAGCACCCAGCATATGATATCTCCAGAGGTGCTCTCTGATTCTGTTCCGTTCGAAGAGAAACTCTCTTCTTTCCAGATACCTACCGTGCAGGTTTCCTATCCTGATGTGTACTATGATGGCAGGGCATGGAGAGACCGGCTTATTGAGTTGATAGAGGGTGCGGAGGATTACCTTATCACCAGTGCATTCCTTGCCTCCAGTTCCGAGGAATTGGAAGGGATGTACAGTGCACTTGCCAGGAAAGCGGAAAGTGGAGTCCGCGTATTCTTTGTGGTGGACGGGACAGGACCTTTTGACATGACAGAGACACGCTTTCACTTGATACCGCTCAAATTCCTCCGTGAAAGCGGGGTGCACCTGCTGGAGTTCAATTCCATCAGTGGTGCACGGTTGGTCAGTGGCCTGAATCTCCTGTATCGTGACCATCGGAAATTTCTCATCGTGGACGGGAAGCATATTGCTCTTGGGGGGATGAACCTCAACTATATCTCCATTGGTGCTGAAGATGAGCAACTGCAACGAGATAGCATGTATGAATTAGCCTCTCCTGAACTCAGCAGTCTTATCCTTGACTATTTCGTTCCTTGGTGGAATGAACAGACCTGGGATGAAATAGATAGGGAGGATTTCTCCGTAGATATGACCACCCTTGAGGGTGAAGAGACCTATCAGGGTTGGTATGTGAATCAGGAACCGGGAAGCGCACAGATCAGCAAGCTCATCGGATCACTACTTAGCGAAGCTGATCACTCAGTACAAGTGCTGCCGTTTCTTCCCTTCATGGATGAAGAGATGATCACGGCTTTTCGAATGGCACAAGAGCGGGGCGTCGAGATTCAGATGATCATTCCCTTTGATCGGAGGGTTACCAACCGTAAGGGCATCGAGTACATGACAATGGATCTTCTTGACATGGGGATTGATCTTCGTATCGAGGAAGAGAGTGCGGAAACTCAACGGTTACTGCATGAGAAGCTGCTCATTGTGGATGAACGTTATGTATTGATTGGATCAACGAACATCAATTACCGCTCAATGAATCTCGCTTATGAGAATTCCCTACTGATTGACAGCCCGGAATTGGCCCAACAGTTAAAACTTCATTTTGAAGCACTGTATGAGGGAACTGTTCCCATTACCGAAGAGATGGCCGAGGGTTGGCATACCCTCAGGAACTGGCCCCGCTTCATAACCGCATTCTTTGGAGGTTGA
- a CDS encoding RpiB/LacA/LacB family sugar-phosphate isomerase, with protein sequence MPSVVLANDHGAVELAKRLIGYLEKMGYTVNHLGVTSNDSVDYPDIAKEACLEYKKGEYEFGIVLCGTGIGISISANKVEGIRCALPQNCYAAAMAKRHNNANFIAFGGRIDYPEDPVDMLDAFMDVSFEGERHQRRVDKMMALEGTC encoded by the coding sequence ATGCCTAGTGTAGTGCTTGCAAATGACCATGGTGCGGTGGAACTGGCCAAGAGATTAATTGGATATCTGGAAAAGATGGGATATACGGTAAACCATCTGGGTGTAACTTCCAATGATTCGGTAGATTATCCTGATATTGCGAAAGAAGCTTGTCTGGAGTACAAGAAAGGCGAGTATGAATTCGGTATTGTCCTCTGTGGAACCGGTATAGGAATTTCCATCAGTGCAAACAAGGTTGAAGGTATCCGTTGTGCTCTCCCCCAGAACTGCTATGCAGCAGCAATGGCGAAACGACACAACAATGCGAACTTTATTGCATTTGGAGGAAGAATCGACTATCCGGAAGACCCCGTGGATATGCTTGATGCCTTCATGGATGTCTCCTTTGAAGGAGAACGACACCAGAGACGAGTTGACAAGATGATGGCCCTGGAAGGGACCTGCTAG
- a CDS encoding putative manganese-dependent inorganic diphosphatase encodes MAEIYVCGHRNPDMDSICAAYSYAFLKNKIDPNNNYNPVRCGNLNDTTKAQFDRLGVTPPPFIKDVRTKVLSVTRNTNAVVQVGDPVYNLVSIYGSSNKSSVVPVMEGEQYRGLLSVDEVSSFVLKENSGERPIYHFVVDNFPKVLKGSFLKRGEKATFDAPIMVGAMRFIIFCKHMEALEGRPPILVVGDREDHIRKAIELQIPAIVLTGIEDQVTSSVDWDSYQGSVYLSALDTAETLRLLRLSVPVKELMVQDPIKLEDDCLFDVARDILADSEYRGLPVFGGGKYKGFVTRRCFLERPKTKVIMVDHNETEQGVSGIDEAEVLEIIDHHRLGAAKTRNPIFIYCEPLGSTCTIIYKLYLRHNIEITQQMARVLLSGIVSDTIMLKSPTTTFEDYTAVQDLLILGDVADMRKFGETMFSSGASLAKEDPRKMLEADFKVYRELGVAFGIGQCEVTTLSDVDEYKDTYLSELELLKMAQGLDWAMFLITDVVRENSVLLMTSLPITERKLAYEKAGEGKFFLPGVLSRKKQLLPEILRVLEE; translated from the coding sequence GTGGCCGAAATATATGTGTGTGGACATCGTAATCCGGATATGGACAGCATCTGTGCTGCCTATAGCTATGCATTTCTGAAGAACAAGATCGACCCCAACAACAATTACAACCCAGTGAGATGTGGGAATCTTAATGATACAACAAAAGCACAGTTTGACAGATTGGGGGTAACACCTCCTCCTTTCATTAAGGATGTGAGAACCAAGGTGTTGAGCGTTACCCGAAATACCAACGCGGTTGTACAGGTGGGAGACCCCGTTTACAATCTGGTTTCCATCTATGGATCTTCAAACAAATCATCAGTTGTACCGGTTATGGAGGGTGAGCAATACCGTGGTCTGTTAAGTGTCGATGAAGTCAGTAGCTTTGTCCTGAAAGAGAACAGCGGAGAACGTCCCATCTATCACTTTGTTGTGGATAATTTCCCTAAAGTACTGAAGGGTTCCTTCCTGAAGCGAGGAGAGAAGGCGACCTTTGATGCTCCGATCATGGTTGGGGCAATGCGTTTTATTATCTTTTGCAAGCATATGGAGGCGTTGGAAGGAAGGCCTCCTATTTTGGTAGTAGGCGATAGGGAAGACCATATCAGAAAAGCCATCGAACTCCAGATTCCGGCCATTGTTCTGACAGGGATTGAGGATCAGGTGACCAGCAGTGTTGATTGGGACTCTTATCAGGGTTCCGTATATCTGAGCGCGCTCGATACCGCAGAGACACTCCGTTTGTTACGTCTCAGTGTTCCGGTCAAGGAGCTCATGGTACAGGATCCCATCAAGCTAGAGGATGATTGTCTCTTCGATGTGGCAAGAGACATCCTTGCCGATAGTGAGTACCGAGGGCTTCCCGTCTTTGGGGGTGGCAAATACAAGGGTTTTGTGACCCGCCGTTGTTTTCTTGAGAGACCCAAGACAAAAGTGATCATGGTCGACCACAATGAAACTGAGCAAGGGGTAAGTGGTATTGATGAGGCCGAAGTGTTGGAGATCATCGACCACCATCGTCTGGGTGCTGCAAAGACCCGCAACCCGATTTTTATCTACTGTGAACCTCTGGGTTCCACCTGCACAATCATCTATAAATTGTATCTCCGTCATAATATTGAGATTACACAGCAGATGGCTCGTGTGCTGCTCTCGGGGATCGTCAGTGACACCATCATGCTCAAGAGTCCCACAACCACGTTCGAGGATTATACTGCAGTACAGGATCTTCTGATTCTTGGAGATGTGGCGGATATGCGTAAATTCGGGGAGACGATGTTCAGTAGTGGTGCTTCCTTGGCAAAAGAGGATCCTCGCAAGATGCTTGAGGCCGATTTCAAGGTCTACCGTGAACTCGGAGTGGCCTTCGGGATCGGACAGTGTGAAGTCACCACGCTCAGTGACGTGGATGAGTACAAGGATACGTATCTCTCAGAACTGGAACTCCTGAAAATGGCGCAAGGCTTGGATTGGGCAATGTTCCTCATCACTGATGTTGTGAGGGAAAATAGTGTGCTGCTTATGACGAGTTTGCCGATCACTGAACGGAAACTTGCCTATGAAAAGGCAGGGGAAGGGAAGTTCTTCCTTCCTGGAGTCCTCTCCAGGAAGAAACAATTGCTTCCTGAGATACTCAGGGTACTTGAAGAATAG
- a CDS encoding RelA/SpoT family protein produces the protein MYEQLIERFIQKSYKYPKADQEKILAAATFADSKHENQKRASGEPYLIHPLAVGEILIQLKMDADTICAGLLHDTLEDTNTTYDELSQTFGQAVADMVEGETKIANLKTMNKSVQEAETIRKMFFAMSKDIRVIIIKLADKLHNMRTIQHLNPQRAKEIAGDTLDIFAPLADRLGISWLKDELEDLSLKVLKPDTFNYIQDYLLSKKSEQKAYLNRVEKSIYRACGDAELSDIIVTSRAKHTYSVYMKMKKRKKEIDEIFDILGVRILCNTMTECYTILGVVHRLWPPIEGRFKDYIAMPKANNYQSLHTTVMALDGKLLEIQIRTKEMHFTAEYGVAAHWSYKADTGSDSGSWNKMDNEQFSRIISKLKIWSNEIESSESYMEDIKGELLKDTIYVFTPQGHIVELPTNSTALDFAYQIHTEVGNHTTGAKADGSIIPLNAPLKNTQVIEILTSPNARPHLQWLRYAQTSSARKKIKAWLNKYDENILIDKDIIAKRKAPDHQQKEEQIQQPQPPMDEEHIVREVFDAKRVKFRVGEEKNMMIHIAQCCNPVRGDDIVGYISRGRGIIVHKRSCPNLKNMAEIDDRAIEVEWETEFPKLTKRFSVTSKRTYDLFGEIEGALRKHKGHLIEGRLHDDEEGKLRGTFTMEVEKEDDFKKIIKNLKTIPSVITIAEIK, from the coding sequence ATGTACGAACAATTGATCGAACGTTTCATCCAAAAGTCGTATAAGTATCCCAAGGCTGACCAGGAGAAAATCCTGGCCGCGGCTACTTTCGCAGACAGTAAGCATGAAAACCAGAAAAGAGCCAGTGGTGAGCCATATCTCATCCATCCCCTAGCAGTAGGCGAAATTCTCATCCAGTTGAAGATGGATGCAGATACTATCTGCGCAGGCCTTCTTCATGACACACTCGAAGATACCAATACCACCTACGATGAGCTCTCACAGACCTTCGGACAGGCTGTCGCCGATATGGTCGAAGGAGAGACCAAGATAGCCAACCTCAAGACGATGAACAAGAGCGTCCAGGAGGCTGAAACCATCCGCAAGATGTTCTTTGCCATGAGCAAGGACATCCGCGTCATCATCATTAAACTTGCAGACAAACTGCACAATATGCGCACCATCCAGCACCTGAACCCACAGCGGGCGAAGGAGATTGCAGGGGATACCCTCGATATTTTTGCCCCCCTTGCCGACCGTCTGGGTATCTCGTGGCTGAAGGATGAACTGGAAGACTTGAGTTTGAAGGTACTCAAGCCTGATACCTTCAACTACATCCAGGATTACCTCTTAAGCAAGAAAAGTGAACAGAAGGCATACCTGAACAGGGTGGAAAAGTCCATATACCGTGCCTGCGGGGATGCTGAGCTGAGTGATATCATCGTCACCAGCAGAGCCAAGCATACCTATTCGGTCTACATGAAAATGAAGAAGCGCAAGAAGGAGATTGATGAGATCTTCGATATCCTTGGGGTGCGCATCCTCTGCAACACGATGACCGAATGCTACACCATCCTGGGGGTGGTACACCGTCTATGGCCACCTATTGAAGGACGGTTCAAGGACTACATTGCCATGCCGAAGGCAAACAACTACCAGAGCCTGCACACTACGGTCATGGCACTCGATGGCAAGTTGCTGGAAATACAGATCAGGACCAAGGAGATGCACTTTACCGCTGAGTATGGTGTTGCCGCCCACTGGAGTTACAAAGCGGACACAGGCAGCGACAGTGGTTCCTGGAACAAGATGGACAATGAACAGTTCTCCCGCATCATCAGCAAGCTCAAGATCTGGTCGAACGAGATCGAGAGCAGTGAGTCATACATGGAGGATATCAAAGGGGAATTGCTCAAGGACACCATCTATGTATTCACTCCACAGGGACACATCGTGGAACTCCCCACCAACTCCACTGCCCTAGACTTTGCCTATCAGATTCACACCGAGGTAGGGAATCATACCACCGGAGCCAAAGCTGATGGGTCCATTATCCCGCTCAATGCCCCACTGAAAAACACACAGGTCATTGAAATCCTGACCAGTCCCAATGCACGGCCGCACCTGCAGTGGTTACGCTATGCACAGACAAGCAGTGCCCGCAAGAAAATCAAGGCATGGCTGAACAAGTATGATGAGAACATACTCATAGACAAGGATATCATTGCAAAGCGAAAAGCCCCTGACCATCAGCAAAAAGAGGAGCAGATCCAACAACCACAGCCTCCGATGGATGAGGAGCATATCGTCAGGGAAGTCTTTGACGCAAAACGGGTCAAGTTCCGAGTCGGTGAAGAGAAGAATATGATGATCCATATCGCCCAGTGCTGCAATCCAGTACGGGGGGATGATATTGTTGGTTATATAAGCCGAGGACGGGGGATCATCGTCCACAAGCGCAGCTGTCCCAATCTCAAGAACATGGCAGAAATTGATGACCGGGCTATTGAGGTGGAATGGGAAACAGAGTTCCCGAAACTTACCAAACGCTTCAGCGTAACCAGCAAGCGCACCTATGACCTTTTCGGGGAGATCGAGGGAGCACTGCGCAAGCATAAGGGTCACCTCATCGAAGGCAGGCTGCACGATGATGAGGAAGGTAAACTCAGAGGAACATTCACCATGGAAGTGGAGAAAGAGGATGACTTCAAGAAGATCATCAAGAATCTGAAGACCATCCCCAGCGTCATCACCATCGCTGAAATCAAATAG
- the prmC gene encoding peptide chain release factor N(5)-glutamine methyltransferase: MTIASWKQQTTRLLQAGQVGDSANLDARLLLEKATGLDQVHQIMESERILSSEELEILEELRGQRLAHKPMAYILGYKEFYGRTFLVDEHTLIPRPDTETLINEVLHFSQGKNKETLLPIIDVCTGSGAIGITLSLELNVDVELSDISRGALNIAMRNAITLTGHELLLHEADLLSTISQKYGMIVSNPPYLTATWCDEVSAEVAWEPRGALDGQGQDGLFLIRRLLEQSTLHLKEGGALFIECDYRQTHQVASLFKEHHFSHITIAKDLAGHERVVWGVLTCTNN, translated from the coding sequence ATGACCATTGCCAGCTGGAAGCAACAGACTACCAGATTGCTGCAAGCGGGGCAGGTAGGTGACAGTGCGAACCTGGATGCACGGCTTCTCCTTGAGAAGGCAACCGGTCTTGACCAGGTTCACCAGATCATGGAGAGTGAGCGAATCCTGTCATCTGAGGAGCTCGAAATCCTCGAGGAACTCAGAGGCCAGAGACTGGCTCACAAGCCAATGGCATATATATTGGGGTACAAGGAGTTCTACGGCAGGACTTTTCTGGTCGATGAACATACACTCATTCCTCGTCCAGATACAGAGACCCTCATCAATGAAGTACTTCACTTCTCCCAGGGAAAGAACAAGGAAACACTACTTCCCATCATTGATGTATGTACCGGCAGTGGTGCAATCGGTATCACCCTTTCCCTTGAATTGAATGTGGATGTGGAGCTCTCTGATATCTCAAGGGGTGCCTTGAACATTGCCATGCGGAATGCCATTACACTTACTGGACATGAGCTTTTGCTGCATGAAGCGGATCTTCTCTCCACGATTTCACAAAAATATGGTATGATCGTGAGCAATCCTCCCTACCTTACCGCCACTTGGTGTGATGAGGTCTCAGCGGAGGTAGCATGGGAGCCAAGGGGAGCGCTTGATGGGCAAGGCCAGGACGGACTCTTCTTGATCAGAAGGTTGCTGGAACAGAGCACCCTACATCTCAAGGAAGGAGGAGCTCTGTTTATCGAATGTGATTACAGGCAGACACATCAGGTTGCCAGCCTATTCAAGGAGCACCACTTCAGTCATATTACCATTGCCAAGGATCTAGCTGGTCATGAACGCGTAGTGTGGGGGGTACTTACATGTACGAACAATTGA
- the prfA gene encoding peptide chain release factor 1: MLEKLPDYEKQLADIDEKLSNPETMQDMKLFRSLNQERSHLAPIIDELKKMQSLQEQIADAKQLLKEEKDPEMLELTEQELDELTEQLAKSEQKTKMLLIPPDPMEGKDIIMEIRAGTGGEEAALFAANLFRMYSHYADAKGWKMEMLSSNETGIGGYKELVLSISGKDVYGSLRFESGVHRVQRVPETESGGRIHTSAVTVAVLPEAEETDIEIRQEDLKIDVMRAGGPGGQSVNTTDSAVRLTHLPTGLVVICQDEKSQIKNKAKALRVLRSRLFDLEEDKKNKERAEARKSQVGSGDRSERIRTYNYPQNRLTDHRINLTLYKLELIMAGDLDEVVEALKIAAGEAALKEA; encoded by the coding sequence ATGCTAGAAAAACTGCCCGATTACGAAAAGCAGCTTGCAGATATAGATGAAAAACTCAGCAATCCTGAAACCATGCAGGATATGAAACTCTTCAGGAGCCTTAATCAGGAACGGTCCCATCTTGCTCCCATCATAGATGAGCTCAAGAAGATGCAGAGCCTGCAAGAGCAAATTGCAGATGCCAAGCAATTGCTGAAGGAGGAGAAGGATCCTGAGATGCTCGAACTGACAGAGCAAGAGCTTGACGAATTGACGGAACAACTGGCAAAGAGTGAACAGAAGACGAAAATGCTCCTCATTCCCCCTGATCCAATGGAAGGCAAAGACATCATCATGGAGATCCGTGCAGGAACCGGTGGAGAGGAAGCTGCACTCTTTGCAGCAAACCTGTTTCGCATGTATTCCCACTATGCTGATGCAAAGGGATGGAAGATGGAGATGCTCTCTTCCAATGAAACAGGCATTGGAGGCTACAAGGAACTGGTGCTCTCCATTAGTGGGAAGGATGTCTATGGATCGCTCCGTTTTGAGAGCGGAGTACATAGGGTACAGAGGGTTCCTGAAACCGAGAGTGGAGGAAGAATACATACCAGTGCAGTAACTGTGGCCGTACTTCCCGAAGCAGAAGAAACTGATATCGAAATTCGTCAGGAAGACCTGAAAATTGATGTCATGCGCGCTGGGGGCCCAGGTGGACAGAGCGTCAACACCACCGACAGTGCGGTACGACTTACCCACCTTCCCACAGGACTCGTGGTAATCTGCCAGGATGAAAAGAGCCAGATCAAGAACAAGGCAAAAGCACTTCGTGTTCTCCGATCCCGTCTTTTCGACTTGGAAGAAGACAAGAAAAACAAGGAACGGGCTGAAGCGAGAAAGAGCCAGGTTGGATCGGGTGACCGCAGTGAACGCATCCGTACCTACAACTATCCACAGAACAGGCTCACCGACCATCGGATCAACTTGACGTTGTATAAGCTCGAATTGATCATGGCTGGAGATCTTGATGAGGTGGTTGAGGCTCTGAAGATCGCCGCAGGTGAAGCTGCACTCAAGGAAGCGTAA